The Miscanthus floridulus cultivar M001 unplaced genomic scaffold, ASM1932011v1 os_1588, whole genome shotgun sequence DNA window atagatagatagatatatagatagatagatagggaGGTAGGTAGGTACGTAGAAAGATTAGCAGACAGACACAATGatagtagatagatagatagatagatagatagatagatagatagatagatagatagatagaaagaTAGAAGCAATAATGTAGAAATAGATAAATTTTCATAATGACTCCTACTTAAGgtttttttgttttgtatataAACACTTGCACAGTGATACAGAAAAACAAGTACAGATGCAAACAGCACCTCACCTCGTCACTCAAGAAAGTAAAACAAGAAAATCAAATAGAGAGAAAGGAGACAGTAATATTGTCCACTCATCTCATGGCAGTCACCAAATGCAAGAGGACGAGGAATGTACAGCTGACATGTACTTTCCTGCTGATACTTGTGGTCATTTGTTCAACCTCTTCATCATGCCAaggtatatatgtatatgtatatgtatatggagATCATTACTTCTACTGTGCATTGTTACATATTACTCCCTCGGTTGACAATAATAGTTTACTTTGGCTTTGTGCTAAGTCAAACtattaactttgaccaagtttatggaAAACATATTAACACGCACAAGTTCAAATAACTATACCATCGAAAAATATGTTGATTTTTTGCAAACTTGGTAAAATTAGAGAAATTTGAGGAAGCCATAATTAATCGAAACAGAGGGAATATAAATCAACATATTTTGACTATTTTGTATTTGTTGTTTGCATGTGTAGGCCAAGACCAGGCCCAGGCATGCCGCCCTCGTCCCAACAGGCCTGGGCCACCACCGCGGCcaccagtggcggatgcacgatgcgggataagggggggctaaaacaatggagatgttgatttgcatgaagatttaatggtgaaatcaagcttttgctacagtgattaggcttgaaatcaagacattagggggggctggagcccccccagccccccctttggatccgccactggcgGCCACGTACAATAGCACCACGCAGTTTGTTAGAGACGTCGCACCATCATCATCACAggtcgcctccgcctccgccagtGCCGTCATCTCCACCACGCAGTTTGTCTGAGGTGTCACACAAACATCACCACAAGTCACCACCACCGCCGGTGGTGTCGTTGTCACCACCACTCGATTTGTCTAAGGTggcacaccaccatcaccacagtTCGCCACCACCGCTGCCAGTGCCTTCATCACCACCACGCAGCTTGTTCGAGACATCACACCATCATCACCACAGGTCACCGCCTCCCCCACCAGTGCCGTCGTCGTCACCACGACGCCGCTTGTCCGAGATGTCGCACCATCATCACCATTGGtcacctccaccaccgccatcagTGCTGTCATCGCAACCACATAGTTTGTCTGAGACATTGTCTTCTCCAATGGCAAAGTCAAAGCCCGATACGTGCTATCCCTACAATAACAGATTCTGTCTGACTCATGACTGCGAGAACATGTGCAAGGAAAACGGCTTTGTATCCAAGAAAAAGCTACAGTATTGAGAGAGCGGATGCTAAATGGGAATGTTGCTGCAAACATTAAGCAGTGTAACACAAGCATCTTTTTTATGCGAACTAAATAAGATGGTCTTTTTGTGCCTAAATGCTGCTGCATTCCGTTGCTATATAATGTACTGTAAACAAACATAATGTGTACCGAGTGACATGCCAGAAAAGGCATACATACAGCAACCAATTGTGGAATAAACTAGGAAACAAGTTATTGTAAATTTTACTGGAGTTGGTCTGTGCTGATATTTTTATAGTGGTACTTATGTTTGCATCTTGTCAGGTCGTTGGTGGAGCTTCATCTAGCTTTGGCTTATTGCTATAGTACCTAGAGAAGCCAAAGTCGGTCAAGCAAAAAATAGTGGTTTCACTGGCTTGTTGAGAAGGAGATTGAAAAAACAAGCTCCATGAATAGTGACATGAACTGTGTATTAATAGGTGAAGCCGAAGCCTTGAGAAGCTTGACCAAAGAGCCAGATGGGGAATAATATAACTCTAATAAATAATCAACGATAAACATCATACATTTGTGCGGAAACCATTCAGATCGTGTCTGTTATTTTGTACATGTCATGTTTCTTCACATATTAAAAGTATGTCATCAAATATTCACATGTTTCGTGGCATATTTTTTTCACAGTAAAAATCTACACGAGATAGAGAAAATGTGTGGTTCCTTCGGTCGCCCTACTTCCCATGGGGCTTGTGGCAGGCTGTGGGGAGGCAATAAAATTAGGCGTGGCCACGACTGACTATATGCCATCAACCAGACGGTCGATGCCTTAGCATGTCTTGATAGATTGATAGACAAATAGATAaatagacagacagacagatagaaagatagatagatagatagatagatagatagatagatagatcgatagatagatagatagatagatagataggtaggtaggtaggtaggtTGAAAGATTAGCTGACAGACAAAATGATAGTAGATAGATAGATGGATAGATTGATAAATAGACAgacatagatagatagatagatagatcgaTAGATAGataagatagatagatagatagatagatagatagatagatagatagctagatagatagatagatagatagctaGATCgctgatggatggatggatggatggatggatggatagatggatggatggattagatagatagatatatagatagatagatagatagatagatagatagatagatagaagcATTAATGTAGAAATTGATGAATTTTCATAATGACTCCTACTTaaggttttttttgttttctatataaaCACTTGCACAGTGATACAGAAAACAAATATATATGGAAACTTCATGCCTTAGCATATCTTGATAGATTGATAAACAGATAGATAAATAGATAGAGAGAAAAGACCTACagctagatagatagatagatagatagatagatagatagatagatagattgataggtaggtaggtaggtagAAAGATTAGCGGACAGACACAATGATAGTAGATAgacatatagatagatagatagatagattgatAAAAGCATTAATGTAGAAATAGATAAACTTTCATAATGACTCCTACTTaaggtttttttgttttctatataaaCACTTGCACAGTGATACAGAAAAACAAATACAGATGCAAACAGCACCTCACCTCGTCACTCAAGAAagtgaaaaaagaaaaacaaagagagagaaaggagacAGTAATATTGTCCACTCATCTCATGGCAGTCACCAAATGCAAGAGGACGAGGAATGTACAGCTGACATGTACTTTCCTACTGATACTTGTGGTCATTTGTTCAACCTCTTCATCATGCCAaggtatatatgtatatgtatatggagATCATTACTTCTACTGTGCATTGTTACATATTACTCCCTCGGTTGACAATAATAGTTTATTTTGGCTTTGTGCTAAGTCAAACtattaactttgaccaagtttatggaAAACATATTAACACGCACAAGTTCAAATAACTATACCATCGAAAAATATGTTGATTTGATACTTTTGATGTCGGTACATTTTTGTAAACTTGGTAAAATTAGAGAAATTGGAGGAAGGAAGCCATAAATAATTGAAACAGAGGGAATATAAATCAACATATTTTGACTATTTTGTATTGGTTGTTTGCATGTGTAGCCCAAGACCAGGCCCAGGCAGGCCGCCCTCGTCCCCACAGGCCTAGACAACCACCGCGGCCACGTACATCACCACCACACAGTTTGTTAGAGATGTCGCACCATCATCATCACAGGTCGcctctgtaacaacccaaaaatccatacactaaaaataccaactacaaaatttttcttaaaactcccatgtgatgatgagtgtcatgtatagtaacccaacctaagaaatgcattaggtctaaccccaacccaagttaacacataagcatggcatgtcattagttaattgtgtttatttaaattctaacaaataaagtattgcatacattgttaattcaaaatgtgatttggatttccatttgagttatgatatgcttaacaactccaataaaataataaaccataaaataattaaaactcaaaccaaggaataaaggtttaaagacaaaaactaattctatttttgtataacaaaaaccacacctatttttgttacacaaaatagctcaataaattactaatatttatataagtatgttgtgggcctcatatcaaaaactccaatgaatatggtgcaccaat harbors:
- the LOC136534165 gene encoding extensin-2-like, which translates into the protein MAVTKCKRTRNVQLTCTFLLILVVICSTSSSCQGQDQAQACRPRPNRPGPPPRPPPRSLLETSHHHHHRSPPPPPVPSSPPRSLSEVSHKHHHKSPPPPVVSLSPPLDLSKVAHHHHHSSPPPLPVPSSPPRSLFETSHHHHHRSPPPPPVPSSSPRRRLSEMSHHHHHWSPPPPPSVLSSQPHSLSETLSSPMAKSKPDTCYPYNNRFCLTHDCENMCKENGFVSKKKLQY